The Corvus hawaiiensis isolate bCorHaw1 chromosome 7, bCorHaw1.pri.cur, whole genome shotgun sequence genome contains a region encoding:
- the LOC125328771 gene encoding collagen alpha-1(XXVIII) chain-like: MFLRYWWLLWILEHHEFLAENLREEKRYGLRRSKPKHILSNTVEEYPSPSDQDEDCILEIAFLLDSSESAKDYNHEQQKKFVLQTVDRMKSLQLSSGRTLRWRMALLQYSSTVFIEQTFHDWKGPEAFKSHIAPITHIGHGTYTTYAITNLTQLYMTEGTWGSVKVAMLFTDGVDHPRNPDIFAATADAKHQGIVFFTMGMTRVAEEVSNAAKLRRLASVPASRFVFNLQEKETVEKVLKEMKDLSEEECPQVDTCNCKKGERGLPGPAGKKGRTGDDGAPGLKGAKGDPGLNGIPGRDGIEGKSGYKGEKGERGECGIPGIKGDRGPEGPAGLRGVRGIQGPQGQSGDQGPEGLQGSKGERGLPGPPGLPGDTGIGLPGPKGDIGLTGRPGPVGPPGVGEPGLTGPQGPQGIQGERGSPGEGLPGAKGDRGYDGPKGPRGLPGISIKGEKGECGPPGLPGSVGLPGIGIQGEKGVEGPKGPPGSRGLPGQGIPGPKGEQGLPGETGVPGERGIGEPGSKGDPGPSGLAGLPGLPGEDGAPGQKGEPGLPGLRGPEGAPGIGIQGEKGDQGQRGIRGLTGPAGVPGPVGAKGEPGAPGRLGMPGPPGRSVPGPKGDIGLPGLAGPIGEPGFGLPGAKGDRGLPGPPGPFGQKGDGYPGPPGLPGLPGIPGEQGPDGVGLPGPKGDPGSRGPAGPPGSPGKGLPGPKGTIGRPGPPGSLGPPGEGIQGAKGEQGIQGMPGPRGPPGDGLLGEKGDRGATGDKGKKGEKGHVGDPGLSGEPGKTGPKGDQGLTREDIIKLIKEICGCSVKCKEIPMELVFVIDSSESVGPENFEIIKDFVIALVDRVTVGRNATRIGLVLYSLEVRLEFGLNKYPTRQDVKRAIRKMQYMGEGTYTGTAIHKATQEGFSGARAGVRKVAIVLTDGQTDRREAVKLDLVVREAHAANIEMYAIGIVNTSDPTQVEFVHELNLIASDPDREHMYLIDDFNTLSALESKLVNQFCEDEHGTLIYNHNENSATINGGSFHSVSPSSLHYNNVNRQSLSAQTPGVSTTKVPPVVYEAYEEEQDEEKQPTFLTVDTRAVVPLLSSKQPLSDKVMTSSLSTIGPTPRPESVVDLQCKLRLDQGPCRVYTIRWYYDKKANACAQFWYGGCDGNANRFETEEECRQACVFFSGGRN, translated from the exons ATGTTCCTCAGATACTGGTGGCTTTTGTGGATACTTGAACACCATGAGTTTTTAGCAGAAAAtctcagggaagaaaagagatatGGATTGAGGAGATCAAAACCTAAACACATTCTGTCAAATACTGTAGAAGAATATCCCAGCCCAAGTGATCAAG ATGAAGACTGCATTCTGGAAATTGCTTTTTTACTGGACAGCTCTGAAAGTGCTAAGGACTATAATCAtgaacagcagaagaaatttgTACTGCAAACAGTAGACAGAATGAAAAGTCTGCAGCTTAGTTCTGGACGTACCCTTCGCTGGAGGATGGCCTTACTTCAGTACAGCAGCACTGTTTTCATAGAGCAAACTTTCCACGACTGGAAAGGTCCTGAAGCATTCAAATCCCACATTGCTCCCATCACCCACATAGGTCATGGCACCTACACAACTTATGCTATAACTAATCTTACACAGCTCTACATGACTGAAGGGACTTGGGGTAGTGTAAAAGTAGCCATGCTTTTCACTGATGGAGTGGATCATCCAAGAAACCCAGATATTTTTGCAGCCACAGCTGATGCTAAACACCAAGGAATTGTATTTTTCACAATGGGAATGACCAGAGTGGCTGAGGAGGTTAGCAATGCTGCCAAGCTCCGGCGCCTGGCCAGTGTCCCAGCATCCAGGTTCGTTTTCAACCTCCAGGAGAAAGAAACTGTGGAGAAGGTTCTCAAGGAAATG AAAGACCTATCTGAGGAAGAG TGTCCCCAGGTTGACACATGTAACTGTAAGAAGGGTGAAAGAGGTCTTCCTGGTCCTGCT GGTAAAAAGGGTCGCACTGGGGATGATGGAGCTCCAGGCCTGAAAGGAGCAAAG GGGGACCCAGGTCTTAATGGAATCCCAGGACGAGACGGAATagag ggGAAATCTGGATATAAAGGAGAGAAG GGTGAAAGAGGTGAATGTGGAATCCCAGGAATAAAAGGAGACAGA GGCCCTGAAGGTCCAGCAGGCCTCAGAGGAGTAAGAGGGAtacag GGTCCGCAAGGACAATCTGGAGATCAAGGGCCTGAAGGCCTGCAAGGATCAAAG GGTGAAAGAGGTCTCCCTGGGCCACCTGGCTTGCCTGGAGACACTGGAATAGGACTGCCAGGCCCAAAG GGTGACATCGGTTTGACAGGAAGACCAGGCCCTGTTGGCCCACCTGGAGTTGGTGAGCCAGGACTTACG GGGCCTCAAGGACCACAAGGCATTCAAGGAGAAAGAGGTTCGCCAGGAGAAGGGCTTCCAGGAGCAAAG GGAGACCGTGGCTATGATGGACCAAAAGGCCCTCGTGGACTTCCAGGCATCAGCATAAAAGGTGAAAAG GGTGAGTGTGGTCCTCCTGGTTTACCAGGATCAGTTGGATTACCTGGAATTGGAATTCAAGGAGAAAAG GGAGTGGAGGGCCCAAAAGGACCACCTGGCTCTAGAGGGCTACCAGGACAGGGGATACCTGGACCAAAG GGTGAACAAGGCTTGCCAGGAGAGACTGGAGTGCCAGGAGAAAGAGGTATTGGAGAACCTGGTTCTAAG GGTGATCCAGGGCCTTCAGGACTCGCAGGTCTGCCTGGTCTTCCAGGAGAAGATGGGGCCCCTGGACAAAAG GGTGAACCAGGGTTACCTGGTCTTAGAGGTCCTGAAGGTGCTCCAGGGATTGGAATACAGGGGGAAAAG GGAGATCAAGGACAGAGAGGAATACGTGGATTAACAGGACCAGCAGGAGTGCCTGGACCTGTTGGAGCTAAA GGAGAGCCTGGTGCACCAGGACGTCTTGGAATGCCAGGCCCTCCTGGAAGATCTGTGCCTGGACCAAAG GGTGACATTGGGTTACCTGGTCTTGCTGGACCAATTGGAGAACCAGGTTTTGGGCTTCCTGGGGCAAAG GGTGACCGAGGCCTTCCAGGACCCCCTGGGCCCTTTGGGCAAAAAGGAGATGGTTATCCTGGCCCACCT GGTTTGCCAGGTCTCCCTGGGATTCCTGGTGAACAAGGCCCAGATGGAGTTGGACTACCAGGACCTAAG GGTGATCCTGGTAGTAGAGGACCAGCTGGCCCCCCCGGTTCCCCAGGAAAAGGCCTGCCAGGACCAAAA GGAACCATAGGACGCCCAGGGCCACCTGGCTCTCTGGGACCTCCTGGAGAAGGTATTCAAGGAGCTAAG GGGGAACAAGGTATTCAAGGAATGCCAGGACCACGAGGTCCCCCTGGAGATGGGCTTCTGGGAGAGAAG GGAGATCGAGGAGCTACAGGtgacaaggggaaaaaaggagaaaaaggtcATGTGGGTGACCCTGGTTTATCTGGAGAACCT GGCAAAACTGGACCAAAGGGAGACCAAGGCCTAACA AGAGAAGacataattaaattaattaaagagATATGTG GTTGCAGTGTTAAATGTAAGGAAATTCCTATGGAGCTTGTATTTGTGATTGACAGTTCTGAGAGTGTGGGACCAGAAAACTTTGAGATTATCAAAGACTTTGTAATTGCTTTAGTAGACAGAGTAACTGTAGGCAGAAATGCTACCAGAATTGGCCTTGTGTTATACAGTTTAGAAGTTCGGCTAGAATTCGGTCTCAACAAGTATCCAACCCGGCAGGATGTTAAACGAGCAATCAGAAAAATGCAATACATGGGAGAAGGCACTTACACAGGAACTGCTATCCACAAAGCAACCCAGGAAGGATTTTCTGGTGCTCGAGCAGGGGTGCGGAAAGTAGCTATTGTGCTAACAGATGGCCAAACAGACAGGAGAGAAGCTGTAAAACTAGATCTTGTTGTTCGAGAGGCTCATGCAGCAAACATCGAAATGTATGCAATAGGAATCGTAAATACTTCAGATCCAACACAGGTTGAGTTTGTGCATGAGCTAAATCTGATTGCTTCAGACCCAGACAGAGAACACATGTATCTCATTGATGACTTTAACACCCTCTCAG ctctgGAGTCCAAATTAGTCAATCAATTTTGTGAAGATGAGCATGGCACCTTAATATACAATCATAATGAAAACAGTGCAACTATAAATGGAGGATCCTTCCATTCAGTATCTCCAAGTTCTTTACATTACAACAATGTTAACAGACAATCACTTTCAGCACAGACACCTGGAGTATCTACA ACCAAAGTACCTCCTGTAGTATATGAAGCCTATGAAGAGGAAcaagatgaagaaaaacagcCAACCTTCCTAACAGTAGACACTAGAG CTGTGGTACCATTACTGTCATCTAAACAACCATTATCTGATAAAGTGATGACATCATCTCTTTCAACTATAGGCCCCACACCAAGACCCG aaagtgtTGTGGACCTCCAGTGCAAGCTAAGGTTAGATCAAGGGCCATGCCGCGTTTATACAATAAGATGGTATTATGATAAAAAAGCCAATGCCTGCGCTCAGTTTTGGTATGGTGGCTGCGATGGAAATGCAAACCGTTTTGAGACTGAAGAGGAATGTAGACAGgcttgtgtatttttttctggaggtaGGAATTAG